cacagtcCATACAGCAGGTCTCATGTCCTGCCCACTCTCATCAACTCCGCCTTTTTCCTCAGTTGGTACAGTCTATGGGCGTGGCCATCTATCAGGCTCTGGACTGGGGTCTGGCTGACAGCGAGGAGCGAGACCTGAGTCCACATCTGGAACAGCTAATCGAGCGCATGGTGGCACAGCAGGACCATGAGTCCGCAGAGTGTCTCAGCAGCACCACCAAGGATGAAGGCTACAGTGGCCccgaggatgaagatgaagaggaggaggaagaggaggcggGAAGGGTGCATGCAGTGCGCACTGTTCGGCATGTGATGACGCTGTGCGCCAGGAGGCTGGCGAACCCCGCTGTGGCTCCTGAACACTACCAAGCTGTTTGTAGAGCGCTGTTCCTCGAGACTCTGGAGCTTCAGACCTTCCTGTGCAGGATCAGAGATGCCAAGGAGGTCAGTGAGAGATGAGTGCAGGGAGGGCGTGAGTGGTGCAGGATGTAGGAGTGTGAGACGATGTAACGCAACAATGGGGAAAAaggaagggggcgtggccagaCATACGCAACGCAAATTATGAACATGTTGCGTCACTACATCGGAACAATTTCAGTCTTTTTATAAGTTAGCTGTACATTAACAAGGTCAGGAGCTCTGAGATGAACAGCAGAAGAAAAGCTGAAGCTGATGTACAGTGAAGTCACCCTGATAAACAACACGCTGCTTTGTTTGTAGCTCTGAAGTCAGACTGGAGGTTATTAAATGTTCTACAGGACACAACAGGAGAAAACTAAGAGCTACAACATCACTTCATTTGTCAGTCTTAAAGCTGTAGAACTCCATGATGTCACATCTCAGTCTCTCAGGAGACAGATATCATCATCAGTTCTGTGGTTTCCTGATGACATCATTCATCGGAAATCTAGAAGGATTTGGGATTAGATTGGATTGGGTTCAAGATTTGTGTTAAAGACGgatagtgttttgtgtgtgtgtgtgtgtgtgtgtgtgtgtgttgggggaacTACATTCAAAGGATAAAACGCTAAAAAGTGAAGACTCATTAGTGAGTATTGATCTGTTTCCATTTCTGTTTCCCCTCATAATGGCTCGTCTTTTCTCCTCGTCTTACCTCATCCTGAGTCATGATTcagctgtgcgtgtgtgtgtgtgtgtgtgtgtgtgtagatgttgagGAGGATCAGGACGGAGGAGTCTCAGGAGGAGCGCTGTGCTGCTGAACTGGACaacctcaaacacacagactgggTATAAAGTATTTAAGGTTCTATAGACAAAATGGCTGATGGTTTTGTATGAATTTCCTTTCCTGAAGCAGACAgaagtataaagtgtgtgttgtgatgtgatgttgtgGGAAACGCAGCACAAACCTGAGCAACGTTACagattataaacacaataaaatgataCATGACTAATGTAGCTTCttatctgtctttgtgtgtgtgtgtgtgtgtgtgtgtgtgtgtgtgtctcaggctCGGTTGTGGGTGCAGTTGATGCGGGAGCTCAGGCAGGGTGTAAAGCTGAAGAAGGTGGAGCAGCAGCCGTTCGATCCTCTGCCCACTGAGTTCAGCCTCACACCATTCGAGATGCTCATGGAGGACATCCGGTCTCGCAGATACACACTGCGCAAAGTGatggtgagaacacacacacacacacacacacacatgcacgcacacatgcacgcacacacatacatacacgcacactcacatacacacacatacacacacacacatgcacacacacatatatatacacacacacacacacatacacgcacacgcatacacacgcacacacatacacacacacacgcacacatacacacacatgcacacacacatatacacacacacacatacacgcacacacacacatgcacgcacacatacacacgcacgcatacacacacacatacacacatgcacacacacatatacacacacacacacacacacacacacacacatgcccataCAGAGGTGAAGGTTTCTTTCTACagataacagtgtgtgtgtttgtgtgtttcaggtggaTGGAGACATTCCCTCTCGAGTCAAACAGAATGCTCATGAACTCATCCTGGACTTCATCAGATCCAGACCTCCACTGAAACCTGTGAGTCCCACACCTCCATACCACAGCTTCACATCTCCACacctacacacttttacacctCTACATCTGCATCTCCATTCTCATACCTCCACCTCAATACATCCATTTTGTCCATGCCTCAACCTCCACCAACACGCCTCAATCTCCACACCACAACATCTTCACCTCTACACTCACATCTCCACATCATCAACGCTACAAAGCTTCCATAGCTTAAACTCTACACCTCCAGCTCCACCCCATCACCTCTACACCATCACCTCTACACCATTACCCCATCACCTCTACACCTCCACCCCACCACCTCCACCTCATCACCTCCACCCCATCACCTCTAAACCATTACCCCATCACCTCTacaccttcacctccacctcATCACCTCTGCACCTCCACCCCATCACCTCTACACCTCCACCCCATCACCTCCACCCCATCACCTTCACTTCAAGCATTTTAGCTCTGACACATATTCAAGCAACAACACTTGTTTTAAACACTATTATCTGGGGctcatgcgtgtgtgtgtgtgtgtgtgtgtgtgtgtgtgtgtgtgtgtgtgtgtaggtgtcagAACGCAGTCTCCCCCCTCGGCCGCAGGAGCAGCAGTGTCTTCATGATCGTGTGTTAGCTGAAATCCGTCAAGAACATAAACTGCGGCCTGTGGAGGGGCGGAGCTCCAAGAGACGTGCGTCAATCACACCTCCTTTAACCAATGAGCAGTCAGTCAGGCTCCACCTCCATTCTGTGTGTCCAGTAGTGTAGCATGAACCCTGTAGTGTgcagtgattgtgtgtgatgtgtgtatgtgatgagtgtgtgtgtgttttcatcactctgtttgtgtttctctctcctcAGCGTTTGGTTCTCTCCCCTGTCTGGCTCACTCCTGTCACTGTGACCTGAAATCTACTTCCTGTATtgacctgtcaatcacagaagGTGGGCACCGCCTTTTGCCTCGACCTCGTGTGCTGCTGAAAGCCCCCACACTTGCAGAGATGGAGGAGATGAACCTGtttgaggtttgtgtgtgttacagtataatGAGGTAAAAGTGTGTTTAATTAGAGAGCGGAGCTCTGGAAGCAATAACAGGAATGTCAGCTCTGCACACCCATTATAATTCCTGGATTTATTtggtatatctatatatatatatagtgtgtgtgtgtgtgtgtgtgtgtgtgtgtgtgtgtgtgtgtgtgtaggacgaGGACTCTCCTGATGGTGGTGAGTGTGTGGAGAGTTTGATGAAGCGCGATCGTTCATTCTCTGAGCACGACCTGGCCGAGCTGCTGCAGAGCGAGACCGACAAGacgagtgcctgtgtgtgtgtgcttggagaGAGACCACGCTCATACACGCACActggaaccacacacacacgcccacaccgTGGTtagtgtcaaacacacacatacacacgcacactctcacaccgtGGTtagtgtcaaacacacacatacacacgcacactctcacaccgtGGTTagtgccaaacacacacagaggcccaCACTGTGGTTagtgccaaacacacacacacacactcacaccgtGGTtagtgtcaaacacacacacacacacacactctcacaccgtGGTtagtgtcaaacacacacacacacatttttttatgtcGGTTGCAGTTGATTGACTTGTCCGTCTATGTTCTGAAGTATTTTTTGAAGTTCCTTGTCATCACCACCAGGGGGAGACAAAAACACTGCTCTGATCTGATCTCATTCACTCAGATTAACTCCTTCAGccactttattattaaatccaTTAAACAGATTGTGCCTTAGACAGATATCCTGGATGTACTAATTCTACATCTTCTCCCTGTCTGTAGCTTCACTCCCAGTGATTGGTTGGTCTCCTGCATCTTCTGCTTGTCGCTCTCTCAGTGAAGTGGAAGAAATCAGTGAGGCATCGGCACCTTCCAAAAGCCTCAGCGCTAACCAATGGATGGTGAGTACCTTTGTGCCCCGCCTTCTTTACACACCTAACACAAAACTACTAAAAAGAAGACACGCCCACTCGTTTCTAACACATCACCACCTGCTCCTCCCTCACTCCTCTATTACACCACCATCCACAATCTTCTCTGCCCCCACCCACTCTCTGGCACACTCAGGAGGAGTTCAGCCACCCGGTGGAGAGTTTGGCATTAACCCTTGATGAGGTCATCAGTGTGCGCCGTGTGCTGGTGAAGGCCGAGATGGAGAAGTTCCTCCAACGTAAAGAACTTTATAACAACCTGCGGAAGGGCAAGGtgatcacacgcacacatacacatacacacacacatacacacacatgcccacccCATGGTtagtgtcaaacacacacacacatgctcacacaaacacagatatacacacacactttttgtcacacatgcatttacattacagcatgcAGTTAATCTTGGTCATCCAGGcccacgtatgtgtgtgtgtgtgtgtgtgtatatgtgtgtgtgtgtgtgtgtttgacactaACCACGGTgtgggcttgtgtgtgtgtttgacactaaccatggtgtgtgtgtgtgcgcttgacACTAACCATggtgtgagcttgtgtgtgtgtgtgtgtgtgtgtgtgtgtgtgtgtttgacactaaccatggtgtgtgtgcgcttgaCACTAACCATggtgtgagcttgtgtgtgtgtgtgtttgacactaaccatggtgtgtgtgtgtgtgcgtttgacACTAACCATAGTgtgggcttgtgtgtgtgtgtgtgtgtgtgtgtgtgtgtttgacactaactgtggtgtgtgtgtgtaggtgtgctgCTGTTGTAGGGTGAAGTTCCCGTTGTTTTCTTGGCCTTCTACGTGTCTGCTGTGTAAAAGGTCAGGAGGATGTTtgatttcagtttcagttttaatcattttgttaatgttatctctctctgtgtgtgtgtttatttctaaaggtggttttatttctattatttaagatttatgaatatttgtattgcactaaagtaaatatttatagCTGTTATTAATATTACTCAGGATTTCACTACAGTGAACATGTATTACATGATCACTATTCAGACCGATGTGTGTGAATAAACTGAGTAACTAACCACTAAGATTttatctgctgtgtgtgtgtgtgtgtgtgtgtgtgtgtgtgtttgcccctCAGGTCGGTGTGTGGCTCATGCAGTGCGAAGGTATTTCATCTTCCCTATCTTAGCtttacacacttcctgtttgtttcatgatgtcagtgtgtggatgttcatgtgtgtagtAACAATATTACACGATGTGTCTCATGATCAGCGGCTCACTCCAcagcggacacacacacacacacacacacacacactgcgcgGTCAGTATTtgtatgtaggtgtgttgtGGATTTGTTGCTTTtcctggatgtgtgtgtgtgtgctagcttGAACTTGACCTTTTATTTGAACACGACCCCTTTTTTCTCCCACGCTGTGTTCATGCCACAGTGACACGTCATCTAATGTGTACAGAAGCTGAAAGGGAAACTGttagcatgatgatgatgatgatgattatgatgatgatgattatggctgtgtcccaaatacCGGTGGAGACACTTCAGCTAGTGAGTAAATTATCAGTGAggtttgtgtaatattatatacacacacacatgcatactgtACAAAAGTTTTGAGCATGTGTGAAAAAACACCTTCAAAAACAGAAGTgctaatagtttttttttttttaatcgttttATCATAAATCCAAATCACATGAAtattgtgtgacatcatcagttcTTCTAGGAACTTGTttgtaggttgttccaaacatcttagAGAAGTAATCATGGATCTTCTGTGGACGGATGCTGCCTCagatccttctgtctcttcacgTAATCCCAGACagactcgatgatgttgagtcTCTGTGGAGGCCGAACCATCACTTCCAGGACTCCTGGTTCTTCTCTACACTGAAGATAGTTCTTCATGACATTGGCTGTATGTTTGGTGCCGTAGTGCTGCTGCGGAATAGATTTGGGGCCAATCAGCCACCATTTCTCAGCATTGACGACACCATTAATCCAGACCAGATCTTCAACTACATTTGCAGAACTGCAGCCCCAAACCTGCAAagaacctccaccatgctttacctctgactgcaGACACTCGTTACTGTACTTCTCTCCAGACCTTCGGGGAACAATCTGCCTCCTGCTACagccaaatatttcaaatgttgtctcatcagtccagaGACCTGCTGCCGTTTTCCTGAATCC
The Tachysurus vachellii isolate PV-2020 chromosome 13, HZAU_Pvac_v1, whole genome shotgun sequence genome window above contains:
- the spire2 gene encoding LOW QUALITY PROTEIN: protein spire homolog 2 (The sequence of the model RefSeq protein was modified relative to this genomic sequence to represent the inferred CDS: deleted 1 base in 1 codon), producing the protein MKDGGGGVAPTHMARSTSRSSGGELETRVLSLEEVLRSYDQPLNEEQAWAVCYQCCRGGERYRYRYRAKGPESILLHRDGTVTLRPDTRTCTAEGEAVSAPPFQESQLVQSMGVAIYQALDWGLADSEERDLSPHLEQLIERMVAQQDHESAECLSSTTKDEGYSGPEDEDEEEEEEEAGRVHAVRTVRHVMTLCARRLANPAVAPEHYQAVCRALFLETLELQTFLCRIRDAKEMLRRIRTEESQEERCAAELDNLKHTDWARLWVQLMRELRQGVKLKKVEQQPFDPLPTEFSLTPFEMLMEDIRSRRYTLRKVMVDGDIPSRVKQNAHELILDFIRSRPPLKPVSERSLPPRPQEQQCLHDRVLAEIRQEHKLRPVEGRSSKRPFGSLPCLAHSCHCDLKSTSCIDLSITEGGHRLLPRPRVLLKAPTLAEMEEMNLFEDEDSPDGGECVESLMKRDRSFSEHDLAELLQSETDKTSACVCVLGERPRSYTHTGTTHTRPHRASLPVIGWSPASSACRSLSEVEEISEASAPSKSLSANQWMEEFSHPVESLALTLDEVISVRRVLVKAEMEKFLQRKELYNNLRKGKVCCCCRVKFPLFSWPSTCLLCKRSVCGSCSAKMKMPSKKLAHIPVYAVGFHSSPRSHSQRSDVYKSLRSLSRRAVEDEFPYLYVAGCSLRDVCAECTKFVADVVSSSRRSLDIINNTPKREKPRPHPASHYMPPRGGVN